The following are encoded together in the Conger conger chromosome 11, fConCon1.1, whole genome shotgun sequence genome:
- the tmc2b gene encoding transmembrane channel-like protein 2-B, whose protein sequence is MPRRKSDLAIRMEDVGMEIDGQVESESDEEPVRRPKSNRRQRAASPAAGRNKKPVGRKGRRDQSEEEEEEEEEEEDLPRKRKANKKKSRVQDSEEDEESEDERRNRRKGGKGTGRKKKKAPDSEDESEEDEKPKKGRNAKGGGKKEKEEQNKKEKKGQGDAKGKGKDRGNEKDKKKRGNLSSSSDSDGESDDEDSLSEGEMARLKEEVEEKKKLISNMRNKPWRMKRRLLCLKEAQQFVEKFEGALGKGKGRKLYAYKVMMTKKWIKFNRDFENFKTACIPWERKIKEVESHFGSSVASYFLFLRWMYGMNLVLFGFMFGLVVIPELLMGLPHGTIPRKTVPRDEQDKAMDFSVLMDFGGYCKYSVLFYGFYNDQRTIGLLKFRLPLSYLLVGVGSFGYSLMVVIRTMAKNSNEGGDGAEDGAFTFAWKLFTSWDYLIGNAETADNKFASITTSFKESIVDEQENQKDENIHLRRFLRVLANLLILCSLGGSGYLIYYVVKRSQEFANLDEDQLSWFQKNEVEFVMSLLGLVCPPLFETIAELEEYHPRIALKWQLARIFALFLGNLYTFLFALFDEVNAKLEKEKSIRNATIWAMNEYYANYSLTYNTTDVPPRNINPADVIRGPCWETAVGIEFVKLTVSDIQVTYLTILIGDFLRAMIVRFLNYCWCWDLEAGFPSYGEFDISGNVLGLIFNQGMIWMGAFYAPGLVGINVLRLLMSMYYQCWAVMTCNVPHERVFKASRSNNFYMGLLLLVLFLSLLPVIYTIMTLSPSFDCGPFSGRQKMYDVIMETIDKDLPAFMGTLFSYASNPGLIMPAVLLMVLAIYYLNSVSKAYQNANVELKKKMQMQRDEEKNRRNNKDSTNQVMKDLEDLLPNKSLIPPPVLEEPEEEEVEQRSKSKSPKVSGKPGAAANGKGGVKLQRDVSLAAANPRSPVTRPPGPLPGHPRTQGPPPGRGRGRGQPPRR, encoded by the exons ATGCCGCGCAGGAAGTCGGACCTCGCCATACGAATGGAAGATG TGGGAATGGAAATTGATGGTCaggtggagagtgagagtgacg AGGAACCCGTGAGAAGACCAAAGTCAAACAGGAGGCAGCGGGCAGCCTCTCCAGCAGCCGGCAGGAACAAGAAACCAGTGGGACGGAAGGGCAGGAGGGACCagagcgaggaagaggaggaggaggaggaggaggaagaggacctGCCACGGAAGAGAAAAGCGAACAAGAAGAAGTCCAGGGTGCAGGACagcgaggaagatgaggagagCGAGGACGAGCGGCGAAACAGGAGGAAGGGCGGCAAAGGGACCggcaggaagaagaagaaagcgcCGGACAGCGAGGACGAGAGCGAGGAAGACGAGAAACCCAAGAAGGGGAGGAACGCGAAAGGAGGCggcaagaaggagaaggaagagCAGaacaagaaggagaagaagggaCAGGGGGACGCCAAGGGGAAAGGGAAGGACAGAGGGAACGAGAAAGATAAGAAAAAGAGGGGCAATCTCAGCAG CTCCTCGGACTCGGACGGGGAGTCGGATGACGAGGACTCCCTGTCGGAGGGGGAGATGGCACGGctgaaggaggaggtggaggagaagaagaagctcATCTCCAACATGAGGAACAAACCCTGGCGCATGAAGAGGAGGCTCCTGTGCTTAAA AGAAGCTCAGCAGTTTGTGGAGAAGTTTGAGGGGGCCTTGGGGAAAGGAAAAGGAAGGAAGCTCTATGCCTACAAAGTGATGATGACGAAG AAATGGATCAAGTTCAACAGAGATTTTGAGAATTTTAAGACGGCGTGCATACCttgggaaagaaaaataaaagaagttGAAA gtcatttcGGCTCCTCCGTGGCCTCGTACTTCCTGTTCCTCAGGTGGATGTACGGGATGAACCTGGTCCTCTTTGGCTTCATGTTCGGCCTCGTCGTGATCCCTGAG CTGTTGATGGGGCTTCCGCACGGAACGATTCCCCGCAAGACTGTGCCGAGGGACGAGCAGGACAAAGCCATGGACTTTTCCGTCCTCATGGATTTTGGT GGCTACTGCAagtattctgttctgttttacGGTTTCTATAACGACCAGAGAACGATTGGCTTGCTGAAGTTCCGGCTCCCTCTGTCCTATCTGCTGGTGGGAGTCGGATCCTTTGGATACAGCCTCATGGTTGTGATCAGAAC caTGGCGAAGAACTCTAACGAAGGTGGAGACGGAGCGGAGGATGGTGCCTTCACCTTCGCCTGGAAGCTCTTCACCAGCTGGGACTACCTCATCGGCAATGCTGAGACGGCCGACAACAAGTTCGCTTCCATCACCACCAGCTTTAAG GAATCTATTGTGGATGAGCAAGAGAACCAGAAGGATGAAAACATCCATCTAAGGAGGTTCCTGAGGGTTCTGGCCAACCTCCTGATCCTCTGCAGCCTCGGAGGAAGTGGCTACCTCATCTACTACGTGGTGAAGAGGTCACAGGAGTTTGCCAACCTGGACGAAGACCAACTGAGCTGGTTCCAGAAGAACGAG GTtgagtttgtgatgtcactgctgggGCTGGTGTGTCCGCCGCTCTTCGAGACCATCGCTGAGCTGGAGGAGTACCACCCGCGCATCGCGCTCAAGTGGCAGCTGGCGCGCATCTTCGCCCTCTTCCTGGGGAACCTCTACACCTTCCTCTTCGCCCTCTTCGACGAGGTCAACGCGAAG ctAGAGAAGGAGAAGTCGATCAGAAATGCCACCATCTGGGCCATGAATGAGTACTACGCAAATTACTCACTGACCTACAACACCACCGATGTCCCTCCACGCAACATCAACCCCGCTGACGTCATCAGAGGGCCGTGCTGGGAGACCGCTGTTGGCATA gaATTTGTGAAGCTGACCGTCTCTGACATCCAGGTGACGTACCTGACCATCCTGATCGGTGACTTCCTGCGGGCCATGATCGTGCGCTTCCTCAACTACTGCTGGTGCTGGGACCTGGAGGCCGGATTT CCATCGTACGGAGAGTTTGACATCAGTGGAAATGTACTTGGACTCATCTTCAACCAAGGAATGATTTG GATGGGAGCGTTCTACGCCCCGGGATTGGTGGGGATTAACGTGCTCCGCCTCCTGATGTCCATGTACTACCAGTGCTGGGCCGTGATGACCTGTAACGTCCCTCACGAGCGCGTCTTCAAGGCCTCGCGCTCCAACAACTTCTACATGGGCCTGCTGCTGCTCGTGCTGTTCCTCAGTCTACTGCCCGTCATCTACACCATCATGACCCTGTCCCCCTCCTTCGACTGCGGCcccttcag TGGGAGGCAGAAGATGTATGATGTCATAATGGAGACCATAGACAAGGATCTGCCTGCCTTCATGGGGACTCTGTTCAGCTATGCATCTAACCCTGGACTTATCATGCCAGCAGTCCTGCTCATGGT GTTGGCAATTTACTACCTGAATTCGGTGTCAAAGGCTTATCAGAATGCGAACGTCGAGCTGAAGAAGAAGATGCAGATG CAACGAGACGAGGAGAAGAACAGACGGAACAACAAAGACAGCACCAACCAGGTCATGAAGGACCTGGAGGACCTGCTCCCCAACAAATCCCTGATACcccctccagtcctggaggaacCTGAAG AAGAAGAAGTTGAGCAGAGGAGCAAGTCCAAGTCCCCGAAGGTGTCGGGGAAACCGGGAGCGGCAGCCAATGGGAAAGGAGGGGTCAAACTACAGAGGGACGTCTCGCTGGCCGCGGCCAATCCCCGCTCGCCTGTGACCcgcccccctggccccctccctGGACACCCCCGCACGCAGGGGCCCCCTcccgggcggggcagggggaggggacaGCCCCCCAGGCGATAG